A section of the Pedobacter sp. HDW13 genome encodes:
- a CDS encoding family 78 glycoside hydrolase catalytic domain, with the protein MNKLVIFSFLYLFTFSLFAQKIKVSRLSCEYRSNPLGIDLAQPHLSWQLVSPRHNVLQKGYQILVATNLSTLKQNKGDVWDSKKTITNQSIQIKYKGQKLLPATKYYWKIKVWDNLGNESAWSEPAFFGMGLLNISDWKGAKWIAYEKLADSNVNALPTDGKKDKFNGNNILPMFRKGFTVSKTIKKATAFISGLGHFEMTLNGKKVGNDFLAPGWTKYDREALYVTYDITQHLKKGSNAVGVMLGNGFYYIPPVKERYRKLKVAYGFPKMICRLFIEYSDGTSANVISNQSWKTAPSPVTFSSIYGGEDYNATLEQKDWNLPLFNDSKWKAAMLADGPKLNAQKEEPLKIFDHFQAQQITQTANGEWVYDLGQNASGIIELKVSGKKGDTIRITPAELLKEDGTATQKNMGGPSYFTYILKGSGVETWRPRFFYSGFRYLQVKGGVPVGKENPSRKAVIHDLKGLHIRNAAETVGKFSSSSELFNKTFNLINWGIKSNIVSVFTDCPHREKLGWLEQLHLMGSSVNYNYAAAPLFEKAAVDMQNSQLANGLVPEIAPEYVKFEWGGDMFRDSPEWGSSSILVPWDLYKWYGDKQTLVDHYPTMQRYIQYLGTKADKHILSQGLGDWYDLGPKPPGVSQLTPMGITATAIYHYDLKVLEKIATLLGKKADALAYANRAVLVREAFNNKFFNTQTKQYGSGSQTANAMAVYMGLVEEKDKQAVIDNLIKDIKNNNNSLTAGDIGYRYVLRVLEDAGHSDVIFDMNSRIDVPGYGMQLTKGATALTESWAALPSVSNNHFMLGHLMEWFYSGVGGIRQDENSVAFNRIKIYPEVAGDLTSAHTAYQSVYGNISTDWKKTADGFEIAVNIPVNTTAVVYIPVSPQQSLSEASNSAFQNMGIANGRMQVAIGSGYYKFKVK; encoded by the coding sequence ATGAACAAACTTGTAATCTTTTCTTTTCTTTACCTTTTCACTTTTTCGCTGTTTGCCCAGAAGATTAAGGTGTCGCGCCTAAGCTGCGAATACCGCTCAAATCCTCTTGGAATCGACCTTGCTCAGCCACATTTAAGCTGGCAGTTGGTGTCTCCGCGTCATAATGTGCTGCAAAAGGGATATCAGATTTTAGTGGCCACAAACCTGAGCACTTTAAAGCAAAACAAAGGCGATGTTTGGGATTCTAAAAAAACCATTACCAATCAATCTATCCAGATAAAATATAAGGGTCAAAAATTATTACCGGCAACAAAATACTACTGGAAAATTAAAGTATGGGATAATTTGGGGAATGAGTCTGCCTGGAGCGAACCGGCTTTTTTCGGGATGGGCTTGTTAAACATTTCTGACTGGAAAGGTGCTAAATGGATTGCCTACGAAAAACTGGCCGATTCTAACGTTAATGCGTTACCTACAGATGGTAAAAAGGATAAGTTTAATGGCAATAATATTCTGCCCATGTTTCGCAAAGGTTTTACCGTTAGCAAAACCATTAAAAAGGCAACGGCATTTATTTCGGGCTTAGGCCATTTCGAAATGACTTTGAACGGCAAAAAGGTAGGAAATGATTTTTTAGCTCCCGGCTGGACAAAATACGACCGCGAAGCCTTATATGTAACCTACGATATTACTCAGCACCTTAAAAAAGGTTCGAATGCGGTTGGGGTAATGTTAGGCAATGGTTTTTACTACATTCCACCGGTAAAAGAAAGGTACCGGAAACTAAAAGTTGCCTACGGCTTCCCAAAAATGATTTGTCGTTTGTTTATTGAGTATAGCGATGGAACTTCAGCAAATGTAATCAGCAACCAAAGCTGGAAAACGGCACCTTCGCCAGTTACTTTTTCGAGCATTTACGGAGGCGAAGATTACAATGCCACTTTAGAGCAAAAAGACTGGAACCTGCCGCTTTTTAACGATAGCAAATGGAAAGCTGCCATGCTAGCTGACGGGCCAAAGCTAAATGCACAAAAAGAAGAACCTTTAAAAATTTTCGATCATTTTCAGGCACAGCAGATTACCCAAACTGCTAATGGCGAATGGGTTTATGATCTCGGACAAAATGCTTCGGGCATTATTGAACTTAAAGTAAGTGGCAAAAAAGGCGATACCATCCGCATTACACCTGCAGAACTTTTAAAAGAAGATGGCACTGCTACCCAGAAAAACATGGGCGGCCCCTCATATTTCACCTATATTTTAAAAGGTAGTGGCGTAGAAACCTGGCGACCGAGATTTTTTTATAGCGGTTTCAGGTACCTACAGGTTAAAGGGGGCGTACCAGTGGGAAAAGAAAATCCATCCAGGAAAGCTGTGATTCACGATTTAAAAGGCCTTCATATACGCAATGCTGCCGAAACAGTTGGTAAATTTTCATCTTCCAGCGAATTATTCAACAAAACCTTTAACCTGATTAACTGGGGAATAAAAAGCAATATTGTAAGCGTATTTACCGATTGTCCGCACCGCGAAAAACTGGGCTGGCTGGAACAGCTGCATTTAATGGGCAGCTCGGTAAATTACAATTATGCCGCGGCACCTTTGTTTGAAAAAGCAGCGGTGGATATGCAAAACTCACAGCTGGCCAATGGTCTGGTGCCCGAAATCGCACCCGAATATGTTAAATTCGAATGGGGTGGCGATATGTTCCGCGATTCGCCTGAGTGGGGAAGCAGCAGTATTCTGGTCCCCTGGGATTTGTACAAATGGTACGGCGATAAACAAACTTTGGTTGATCATTACCCAACCATGCAGCGTTACATTCAATACTTAGGTACAAAAGCCGATAAACACATCCTTTCGCAAGGTTTGGGCGACTGGTATGACCTCGGACCAAAACCTCCGGGCGTTTCGCAGCTCACCCCAATGGGGATTACGGCTACTGCCATTTATCATTACGATTTAAAAGTACTCGAAAAAATAGCGACTTTATTGGGTAAAAAAGCCGATGCACTGGCTTATGCCAATCGTGCGGTATTGGTACGTGAAGCATTTAACAACAAATTCTTTAATACGCAAACCAAGCAATATGGCTCTGGCAGTCAAACAGCAAATGCCATGGCCGTTTATATGGGGCTGGTTGAAGAAAAAGATAAGCAGGCAGTAATCGATAACCTAATCAAAGACATCAAAAACAACAACAATAGCTTAACCGCAGGCGACATTGGTTACCGCTATGTGTTGCGGGTTTTAGAAGATGCTGGCCACTCGGATGTGATTTTCGATATGAACAGTCGTATTGATGTTCCGGGGTATGGCATGCAACTGACCAAAGGCGCTACTGCCTTAACCGAAAGCTGGGCGGCATTACCCAGTGTTTCAAATAATCATTTCATGCTAGGGCATTTGATGGAATGGTTCTACAGCGGGGTTGGCGGGATCCGCCAGGATGAAAATTCGGTAGCCTTTAACCGGATTAAAATCTATCCGGAAGTGGCCGGCGATTTAACTTCCGCCCATACGGCCTACCAGTCTGTTTATGGGAACATTTCAACCGACTGGAAAAAAACGGCTGATGGTTTTGAGATAGCAGTAAACATTCCGGTAAATACCACTGCTGTGGTTTATATTCCGGTTTCTCCTCAGCAAAGTCTTTCAGAAGCCAGTAATTCAGCCTTCCAAAACATGGGTATAGCTAATGGCAGAATGCAGGTGGCTATCGGTTCAGGTTATTATAAATTTAAGGTGAAATAA
- a CDS encoding glycosylase, whose protein sequence is MRTIWIYLIGMLTAATAGAQEAKNPVSAAEMKKIYQEVKTPFKYGLVMVPNDKDHKMDCPTIFRKGKYWYMTYLIFSGRGYETSMAKSSDLLHWEKQGKLMSFADSGKWDDNQKAGYNALLDIKWGGSYQAKSFNGKYWMSYFGGKERGYEVEPLSIGMAYTDKHPSVVQEWQRLDKPVLSSLDSDVRWWENRHKLFKSTVIADQKKLTGHPFVMYYNAVGDSLANNKKTRWYERIGMAVSDDMIHWQRFMKDPVVHHPVGITGDAVIQQIGDNYVMFYFGAFWQDRKGSFNRFAASKDLINWTDWTGAT, encoded by the coding sequence ATGAGAACGATTTGGATATATCTAATTGGCATGTTAACGGCGGCTACAGCGGGGGCCCAGGAAGCTAAAAATCCAGTTTCCGCTGCAGAGATGAAAAAGATTTACCAGGAAGTTAAAACCCCTTTCAAATACGGGTTGGTAATGGTTCCGAACGACAAAGACCATAAAATGGATTGCCCAACCATATTTAGAAAAGGTAAATACTGGTACATGACTTACCTGATTTTTAGCGGCAGAGGTTACGAAACCTCGATGGCCAAAAGCAGCGATTTATTGCACTGGGAAAAGCAGGGTAAGTTAATGTCGTTTGCCGATTCAGGTAAATGGGACGATAACCAAAAAGCCGGGTACAACGCACTTTTAGATATCAAATGGGGTGGAAGTTACCAGGCTAAAAGCTTTAATGGCAAATACTGGATGTCGTACTTCGGTGGTAAAGAACGCGGATACGAGGTAGAACCTCTATCAATCGGTATGGCATACACCGATAAACATCCTTCAGTAGTGCAGGAATGGCAACGATTGGATAAACCAGTATTGAGCTCGCTCGACAGCGATGTACGCTGGTGGGAAAACCGGCATAAACTATTTAAAAGTACGGTGATTGCCGATCAGAAAAAGTTAACCGGCCATCCTTTTGTAATGTACTACAATGCTGTTGGCGATTCGCTGGCGAATAACAAAAAAACACGCTGGTACGAACGTATCGGTATGGCGGTATCAGATGATATGATCCATTGGCAACGCTTTATGAAAGATCCGGTGGTTCACCACCCGGTTGGCATTACCGGCGATGCCGTGATCCAGCAAATAGGCGATAATTACGTAATGTTTTACTTCGGTGCTTTCTGGCAGGACAGAAAAGGTTCTTTTAACCGCTTTGCGGCATCTAAAGACCTGATAAACTGGACCGACTGGACGGGGGCAACCTGA